One genomic segment of Chloroflexota bacterium includes these proteins:
- a CDS encoding LOG family protein — protein MPTITVFGSASPKEGEPDYEAAYRLGYLLGQAGYTVMTGGYAGTMEAVSRGAVDGGGHTIGVTCAEIERYRPLDANPWVQKVVPTETLIDRLRILTTEADAAIALPGGVGTLLEISLAWNLRVIHALPPQPLILVGRGWQQTFETLLQAQGRYITDAARELLHYAPNGEAAVAALTAALPVSK, from the coding sequence ATGCCCACCATCACCGTTTTTGGCAGCGCATCGCCCAAAGAAGGCGAACCCGACTACGAAGCCGCCTACCGCTTAGGCTACCTGCTGGGACAGGCGGGCTACACCGTGATGACCGGCGGCTACGCGGGCACCATGGAAGCGGTTTCCCGCGGCGCAGTGGACGGCGGCGGGCACACCATCGGCGTGACCTGCGCCGAAATTGAGCGCTACCGCCCCCTCGACGCCAACCCTTGGGTGCAAAAAGTGGTGCCCACCGAAACCCTGATTGACCGCCTGCGCATCCTTACCACCGAAGCCGACGCGGCCATTGCCCTGCCCGGCGGCGTGGGCACCCTGCTGGAAATCAGCCTCGCGTGGAACCTGCGCGTCATCCACGCCCTGCCGCCCCAGCCCCTCATCCTCGTGGGCCGCGGCTGGCAGCAAACCTTTGAAACCCTGCTGCAAGCCCAGGGGCGCTACATCACCGACGCCGCCCGCGAGCTGCTGCACTACGCCCCCAACGGCGAAGCCGCGGTGGCCGCCCTCACCGCCGCCTTGCCGGTTTCCAAATGA